The following are encoded together in the Lactuca sativa cultivar Salinas chromosome 1, Lsat_Salinas_v11, whole genome shotgun sequence genome:
- the LOC111898319 gene encoding uncharacterized protein LOC111898319, translating into MVFCFCCKVFRKGISKGKLDGEGYADWHRVTTRVKEHEISLDHLTNRNKWFDMRKILNFNETTDKVQYEKFKKERDYWKQALLRIIAVVKFLDKHNLAFRGSNEKLYQKGNGNFLGVIEMLEEFDPVIKEPTHRMTSDRLLVHYLGHLIQSELISLLAQEIKKELIKKIKETNRFESVKAIKLQLVDVREDLLLVGEKDNDVAIKLKSKDMHLDYAIREINKLTGYFKDYRESVFSKLIVEAKDIAIEMGIDLIFPQKRLIERKIRFDESSTSEEVSFTPEENFRVNYFLFIVDQAISSLETIFEQFKECDKVFGFLFLHNLRGIEDKDLKSNCHRLEKTLKFEERSDINVEELNIELKLFEIFEIDVAMGQPGLGLGSTHLITGLKIST; encoded by the exons ATGGTATTTTGTTTCTGTTGTAAAGTGTTTAGAAAAGGGATTTCAAAAGGTAAATTGGATGGTGAAGGTTATGCAGATTGGCACCGTGTTACCACTAGGGTTAAAGAACACGAAATTTCATTGGATCATCTTACAAATAGGAATAAGTGGTTTGATATGCGTAAAATATTGAACTTTAATGAAACAACTGATAAAGTGCAATACGAGAAATTCAAGAAAGAAAGAGATTACTGGAAACAAGCCCTTTTGAGAATCATTGCAGTAGTGAAGTTTCTTGATAAACATAATTTAGCATTTCGTGGATCCAATGAAAAGTTGTATCAAAAAG GTAACGGAAATTTTTTGGGTGTCATTGAAATGTTGGAAGAGTTTGACCCAGTTATCAAAGAGCCTACACATCGGATGACAAGTGATAGGCTTCTTGTGCATTATCTTGGCCACTTAATCCAAAGCGAACTAATATCTTTGCTAGCTCAAGAAATTAAAAAAGAACTTATCAAGAAGATAAAGGAAACAAA TCGGTTTGAGAGTGTAAAGGCTATTAAACTTCAACTTGTGGATGTACGGGAAGATTTACTTCTAGTTGGAGAAAAAGATAATGATGTTGCAATT AAGTTAAAATCAAAGGATATGCATCTTGATTATGCTATTAGAGAAATAAACAAATTGACTGGGTACTTTAAGGATTATAGAGAAAGTGTTTTTTCTAAACTGATTGTTGAAGCTAAAGACATTGCTATTGAAATGGGTATTGATCTAATATTCCCACAAAAGCGTTTGATTGAAAGGAAAATAAGGTTTGATGAGAGTTCAACTAGCGAAGAAGTTTCATTTACACCTGAAGAGAATTTTAGAGTCAATTATTTCTTATTCATTGTTGATCAAGCTATTTCTTCTCTTGAGACAATATTTGAACAATTCAAAGAGTGTGACAAAgtatttggttttttatttttacataatTTGAGGGGAATTGAAGATAAAGATCTTAAGTCGAATTGTCATCGTCTTGAAAAAACACTCAAGTTTGAAGAAAGATCGGATATTAATGTTGAGGAACTTAATATAGAGTTGAAATTATTTGAGATATTTGAAATAGACGTGGCAATGGGTCAACCTGGGTTGGGTTTGGGTTCAACCCATTTAATAACTGGGTTGAAAATTTCAACCTAA
- the LOC111898147 gene encoding respiratory burst oxidase homolog protein C: MHKMGTDDGRTGLLENNKLHDHSEAVDVNVNSEIDDHIESLWMLVMTRWENTGELHVGQGMLEKMSDTSEGSGSIQQVSEQLKRFDNFMRGQPISIQQVSNPAMLKFISEDTTWVPFEKRFDNLTKYTNGLLPRSRFLECIGMNKDSQDFAEELFDVLSRDSYPKVDSIDKEQMKGFWEQISGQSFDSRLQTFLAMIDRDARDMIRYDDVRRIISLSASANKLSNVMNKAEEYAVFIMEELDPGSLGYILTENLKMLLLQTPQHDVRGESQTLKTIQSGNPIRSLYEDYSVTNDLINPLYGAPTQDYNEYEVVLLLGSGTPIINIVKDILYNIKVKEDEENAIENGSMGKLQKKRSGPTNFKTTKAYLYWVSREQGSFEKFNNIINEAAEIDKYGVIEMHAYCTSVFEEDDVRSAFITILQSLYHARNGIDVVSGTHIKARFAEPDWGYLYKQIALNHTGSRIGVFYCGEEAPAKELKQLAQDFSHNTTTKFDFHNQNS; the protein is encoded by the exons ATGCATAAGATGGGTACGGATGATGGAAGAACTGGATTGTTAGAGAATAACAAGCTCCATGATCATTCTGAGGCTGTGGATGTTAATGTGAACTCTGAAATTGACGACCACATTGAATCGCTATGGATGTTGGTGATGACTCGGTGGGAGAATACCGGTGAATTACATGTAGGGCAGGGGATGCTCGAGAAGATGTCTGATACCAGTGAAGGGTCAGGGAGCATCCAGCAGGTATCTGAACAGTTAAAGCGGTTTGATAACTTCATGAGAGGGCAACCAATAAGCATCCAGCAGGTGTCCAATCCAGCCATGCTCAAATTCATTAGTGAAGATACGACGTGGGTCCCCTTCGAGAAGCGATTTGACAATCTCACCAAGTACACCAATGGTTTACTTCCACGTTCGCGTTTCTTGGAATGCATTG GGATGAACAAAGATTCCCAAGATTTTGCCGAGGAGCTGTTTGATGTATTAAGTCGAGATTCTTACCCAAAAGTTGACTCGATTGACAAAGAACAAATGAAgggtttttgggaacaaatttctggTCAGAGTTTTGACTCAAGGCTACAGACTTTCTTAGCCAT GATTGATAGAGATGCACGTGATATGATCAGATATGACGACGTCAGAAGG ATTATTAGCCTTAGTGCTTCAGCCAACAAGTTATCGAATGTTATGAACAAAGCAGAGGAATACGCTGTGTTTATCATGGAAGAGTTAGATCCGGGTTCCCTCGGTTACATCCTG ACTGAGAATTTGAAGATGTTATTGTTGCAAACACCACAACATGACGTGAGAGGAGAAAGCCAAACGCTGAAGACAATACAAAGTGGTAATCCAATAAGGAGTTTGTATGAAGATTATAG CGTCACAAACGATTTAATCAACCCTCTATATGGAGCACCAACACAAGACTACAATGAATATGAGGTGGTGTTACTACTGGGATCAGGAACTCCAATTATCAATATTGTGAAGGATATTTTGTATAACATTAAAGTCAAAGAAGATGAGGAGAATGCCATTGAAAACGGTAGCATGGGCAAACTACAAAAGAAAAGATCGGGGCCAACAAACTTTAAAACAACAAAAGCTTACCTCTATTGGGTGAGTAGAGAACAGGGTTCCTTTGAGAAGTTTAACAACATTATCAATGAGGCTGCTGAAATTGATAAATATGGTGTCATTGAGATGCATGCTTATTGTACAAGTGTTTTTGAGGAAGATGACGTTCGGTCTGCCTTTATTACTATTCTGCAGTCACTTTATCATGCCAGAAATGGTATTGATGTTGTCTCAGGGACTCATATTAAGGCTCGTTTTGCTGAACCTGATTGGGGCTATCTGTATAAACAGATCGCTCTCAACCACACTGGTTCCAGAATAG GGGTGTTCTATTGTGGAGAGGAAGCACCAGCAAAAGAACTAAAACAACTAGCTCAAGAtttctcacacaacaccacaaccaaATTTGACTTCCACAACCAGAActcttaa